The following proteins come from a genomic window of Gemmatimonadales bacterium:
- the rpsG gene encoding 30S ribosomal protein S7: MSRRPRTVRRAVPADPRYDSQTVSKFICNLMRRGKKSVAESIFYSAMDLIEQRTGQPGVNVFKQALSNAKPVVEVKSRRVGGATYQVPVEVRPERRTALAMRWLIDYSRSRGEKTMSDRLANELVSASKGEGNTIKKKEDTHRMAEANKAFAHYRW, translated from the coding sequence GTGAGCCGGCGGCCGCGGACGGTGCGGCGCGCGGTCCCGGCGGACCCGCGCTACGACAGCCAGACGGTGTCGAAGTTCATCTGCAACCTGATGCGGCGGGGCAAGAAGTCGGTGGCCGAGTCGATCTTCTACTCGGCGATGGACCTGATCGAGCAGCGCACCGGGCAGCCCGGCGTCAACGTGTTCAAGCAGGCGCTGAGCAACGCCAAGCCGGTGGTCGAGGTGAAGAGCCGGCGGGTCGGCGGCGCGACGTACCAGGTCCCGGTGGAGGTGCGGCCCGAGCGGCGCACCGCCCTGGCGATGCGGTGGCTGATCGACTATAGCCGCTCGCGGGGGGAGAAGACGATGTCCGACCGGCTGGCCAACGAGCTGGTGTCGGCGTCGAAGGGCGAGGGCAACACGATCAAGAAGAAGGAAGACACCCACCGGATGGCCGAAGCGAACAAGGCGTTCGCCCATTACCGGTGGTAA
- the rpsL gene encoding 30S ribosomal protein S12 — protein MPTINQLVRAGRRSVESKEKAPALRGNPQKRGVCTRVYTTTPKKPNSALRKVARVRLTNGFEVTAYIPGEGHNLQEHSIVLIRGGRVKDLPGVRYHIIRGTLDAAGVGERKKSRSKYGAKAPKAAK, from the coding sequence ATGCCGACGATCAATCAGCTGGTCCGGGCGGGCCGGCGATCGGTGGAATCCAAGGAGAAGGCGCCTGCGCTCCGGGGGAACCCGCAGAAGCGCGGGGTGTGCACGCGAGTGTACACCACCACGCCGAAGAAGCCGAACTCCGCGCTCCGCAAGGTCGCCCGCGTCCGACTCACCAACGGGTTCGAAGTCACGGCCTACATCCCCGGCGAAGGCCACAATCTGCAGGAGCACTCGATCGTCCTGATCCGGGGCGGCCGGGTGAAGGACCTGCCGGGGGTGCGCTACCACATCATCCGGGGCACGCTGGACGCCGCGGGGGTGGGCGAGCGCAAGAAGAGCCGCTCGAAGTACGGGGCGAAGGCGCCCAAGGCGGCCAAGTGA